A part of Candidatus Electrothrix aestuarii genomic DNA contains:
- a CDS encoding heavy metal translocating P-type ATPase, with amino-acid sequence MILEMLILGTGAAVWNKISPLPKNSSKRRKQRAAGKRNGKPLHPIRPKQLVRDIRRALKDEERQELQMDIDPEQRKELEKQKQKTRQEMRLSVGAFGLAVLSGWVPALTGAGILAVLYLSRETFTLIRKDFKRGHYFSVYLIWICVDLAMIGTGHLALAAFGGVMGNFFAGIVNRVEEESQHQLISVFSGHPEQVWLLRDGVEIQVDFHSLEKGDILVVNAGEVIPADGRIRHGEGQADQHLLTGESRPAEKSVGDTVFASTLLLSGRLEVEVTGAGSATMASQIGGILNQTQNYKDTMISRGRKISDRLLPLNLGVAAATMYLLGANAALAVMWSNLGGIMAPAGSLTVLSYLQLLSRRSVLIKDGRVLESLRDVDTVVFDKTGTLTLDQPTVGAVHALNGFDEKAVLRYAAAAEYRQPHPVARAVVAKAEVEQIILPNPENADYEVGYGIRVRTEGRMIQVGSARFLEREGIQLPVTAFPLRERAEAEGHSLIYVGIDGQAAGVLELEPTVRPEAAEVIEFLKERNIRCCILSGDHEAPTKAMAAQLGIEEYFAEVLPENKADYVKQLKEEGRFVCFIGDGINDAVALKTAQVSVSLKGASTAATDTAQVILMDGTLNNLPSLFEAADDFEETMQRNLVISIAPGISIISGVWLFHFGIAAAMGIFYLSCFMSIGNVLWPLVREQEDKSDLKTDNTLQLVDTEETD; translated from the coding sequence ATGATCCTTGAAATGCTGATCCTCGGCACCGGTGCGGCTGTCTGGAATAAGATAAGCCCGCTGCCGAAAAATTCATCAAAGCGACGGAAACAACGGGCTGCGGGAAAAAGGAACGGGAAACCGCTCCACCCCATCCGTCCTAAGCAGCTGGTCCGGGACATCCGCCGCGCCCTGAAAGACGAAGAACGTCAGGAGCTGCAGATGGACATTGATCCTGAACAGCGCAAAGAGCTGGAAAAGCAGAAACAGAAAACCCGTCAGGAGATGCGGCTGTCCGTGGGTGCCTTCGGTCTGGCCGTGTTGAGTGGCTGGGTCCCGGCACTGACCGGAGCCGGAATTCTGGCTGTGCTCTATCTGTCCAGAGAGACCTTTACCCTGATCCGCAAGGATTTTAAGCGAGGGCATTATTTCAGCGTCTATCTGATCTGGATATGCGTGGACCTGGCCATGATCGGAACCGGCCATCTGGCCCTGGCGGCCTTTGGCGGGGTGATGGGAAATTTCTTCGCGGGAATCGTCAACCGGGTCGAGGAGGAGTCGCAGCACCAGCTGATCAGCGTATTCAGCGGTCATCCGGAACAGGTCTGGCTGCTCAGAGACGGGGTGGAAATCCAGGTGGACTTTCACAGCCTTGAAAAGGGAGATATCCTGGTCGTCAATGCCGGTGAAGTCATTCCGGCGGACGGTCGGATCCGGCACGGGGAAGGTCAGGCGGACCAGCATCTGCTCACTGGCGAAAGCCGACCTGCGGAAAAGTCTGTCGGAGATACGGTCTTCGCCTCCACCCTGCTCCTGTCCGGTCGGCTGGAAGTTGAGGTGACCGGCGCAGGCTCTGCCACCATGGCCTCGCAGATCGGCGGTATCCTCAATCAGACGCAGAACTACAAGGACACCATGATCAGTCGGGGCAGAAAGATATCCGACCGCCTGCTGCCGCTCAATCTGGGCGTGGCCGCAGCCACCATGTACCTGCTGGGCGCGAATGCGGCCCTGGCCGTGATGTGGTCCAACCTGGGCGGAATCATGGCGCCTGCTGGCTCGCTCACCGTGCTCAGTTATCTGCAGCTGCTTTCCCGCCGTTCTGTTCTGATCAAAGACGGCAGGGTGCTGGAATCACTCCGGGACGTGGACACGGTGGTCTTCGACAAGACCGGCACCCTGACCCTTGATCAGCCGACTGTCGGGGCGGTTCACGCCCTGAACGGTTTTGATGAAAAAGCCGTGCTGCGTTATGCGGCCGCAGCCGAGTATCGCCAGCCCCATCCGGTGGCCCGGGCTGTGGTCGCCAAGGCTGAGGTGGAACAGATCATTCTGCCGAATCCGGAAAATGCCGACTATGAGGTGGGCTACGGCATCAGAGTGCGAACGGAAGGCCGGATGATTCAGGTCGGCAGTGCCCGTTTTCTGGAGCGTGAAGGAATCCAGCTGCCTGTAACCGCTTTCCCGCTTCGTGAGCGGGCTGAAGCAGAAGGCCATTCCCTGATCTATGTGGGCATCGACGGTCAGGCCGCCGGGGTTCTGGAGCTGGAACCGACCGTGCGTCCCGAGGCCGCCGAGGTGATCGAATTCCTGAAAGAACGGAACATTCGTTGCTGCATCCTGTCCGGCGATCATGAAGCTCCGACCAAGGCTATGGCGGCGCAGCTCGGCATTGAAGAGTATTTCGCAGAAGTTCTGCCGGAGAACAAGGCCGATTACGTGAAACAATTGAAAGAAGAAGGCCGTTTTGTCTGCTTTATCGGCGACGGGATCAACGACGCTGTGGCCCTGAAAACGGCGCAGGTCTCGGTTTCGCTGAAAGGCGCATCCACTGCGGCCACGGACACGGCCCAGGTGATTTTGATGGACGGCACTCTGAACAATCTGCCCTCGCTTTTTGAAGCGGCAGATGACTTTGAGGAGACCATGCAACGGAATCTGGTCATCAGTATTGCTCCGGGAATCTCCATTATCAGCGGAGTCTGGCTATTCCATTTCGGCATTGCCGCAGCAATGGGTATTTTTTACCTGAGCTGCTTTATGTCTATCGGCAATGTGTTGTGGCCGTTGGTCAGGGAGCAGGAGGATAAATCGGACCTGAAGACTGACAATACATTGCAACTTGTAGACACTGAAGAAACGGATTAA
- a CDS encoding AMP-binding protein: protein MTSHPDPFNGAAVSPFSFDVAAWEFFSVLCFGGALHILQREQFIDPENLAGYISTWQIHSAYIPPALLADLRRHLRHSEWSLHRLLVGVESIRQGLLQDYRDLAGDSTFHIINGYGPTEAAICSSFHVFQEAVERDGNTPIGRPIANTRIYILDANLHPLPPGIPGELCIAGAGLARGYLNRPDLTTEKFIELKIFGKTERIYRTGDLARWRTDGNLEYLGRMDHQVKLRGFRIELGEIEAALTKHESVSEAVVVLHEREGNKSLAAYLTVSADADMDAAALTAELRVFLKESLPEYMIPASFTVLEKLPFTPNGKIDRKNLPEPDEQFSHASRMPPRDITELRLLGLWQEVLGTDAPGIHDSFFDSGGHSLLAVRLMGRIQKEFGIRLPLSLLFQHPTVARLAAHLREPKPDTTAWSTCIRVSDRGDEPPIYLLPGAVGSVLYLQPLTAALGGEQPIYVLQTPGLHGEAPVPEKVEDLAAAHIAALRREQPRGPYRLIGHSSGGRAAFEMARRLEEQGECVAFLGILDTNAPDPEQPAQENEDSDEYWLWNLALVFGELIGRDLDITSEELRALNNSEAALNRTLEAFLRHELLAPDADAEQLKCWMQVYRASVLGHSGYVGGRVNCPVHLFRAQERLAAAGAEEMPEDNRPDWGWSDCTQAKAVEISVPGNHASMMALPHVRHLADAIRPFLRETK, encoded by the coding sequence ATAACATCGCATCCTGATCCGTTCAACGGGGCCGCTGTTTCTCCATTCAGTTTCGATGTTGCGGCATGGGAGTTCTTTTCAGTGCTCTGTTTCGGTGGAGCACTGCATATCCTTCAGCGTGAACAGTTTATAGACCCTGAAAATCTGGCCGGATATATCAGCACTTGGCAGATTCACAGCGCATATATTCCCCCCGCTCTGCTGGCCGATCTTCGCAGGCATCTGCGCCACAGTGAATGGAGCCTTCACCGCCTGCTGGTCGGCGTGGAGTCCATCAGGCAGGGATTGCTTCAGGATTACCGTGATCTGGCCGGAGACAGCACTTTTCACATTATCAACGGCTACGGGCCGACGGAAGCCGCAATCTGCTCATCATTTCATGTTTTTCAGGAGGCGGTCGAACGCGATGGAAACACTCCTATCGGCCGTCCCATCGCCAACACCCGCATCTACATTCTGGATGCGAACCTCCATCCCCTTCCCCCCGGCATTCCCGGCGAACTGTGCATAGCCGGAGCCGGTCTTGCGCGGGGCTATCTGAACCGTCCGGATCTGACAACGGAGAAGTTCATCGAGTTGAAGATTTTCGGGAAAACCGAGCGCATCTACCGGACCGGGGATCTGGCGAGATGGAGAACGGACGGCAATCTGGAATACCTGGGCCGGATGGACCATCAGGTGAAACTGCGCGGCTTTCGCATTGAACTGGGCGAGATTGAGGCTGCGCTGACGAAACACGAATCGGTCTCGGAAGCCGTGGTCGTGCTGCATGAACGGGAAGGGAATAAATCCCTGGCCGCGTATCTGACCGTGTCAGCCGATGCGGACATGGATGCCGCCGCGCTGACTGCGGAACTGCGCGTATTCCTGAAGGAGAGCCTGCCCGAGTACATGATTCCGGCCTCATTCACGGTGCTGGAAAAGCTGCCGTTCACGCCCAACGGCAAGATCGACCGGAAAAATCTGCCTGAGCCGGATGAACAGTTCAGTCATGCCAGCAGGATGCCGCCCCGTGATATCACGGAACTCCGCCTGCTCGGACTCTGGCAGGAGGTGCTGGGCACGGATGCTCCCGGCATTCATGACAGCTTTTTCGACTCGGGTGGCCACTCCCTGCTCGCGGTGCGGCTCATGGGCCGAATCCAAAAGGAATTCGGCATCCGGCTGCCCCTGAGCCTGCTGTTTCAGCACCCGACCGTGGCGCGGCTCGCCGCGCATCTGCGTGAACCGAAGCCGGATACAACAGCATGGAGCACCTGCATCCGGGTCAGCGACCGGGGCGATGAACCGCCGATATATCTTCTGCCCGGTGCAGTCGGTTCGGTGCTCTATCTTCAGCCTCTGACAGCCGCTCTGGGCGGAGAGCAGCCGATATACGTCCTTCAGACACCGGGACTGCACGGTGAAGCTCCGGTGCCGGAGAAGGTCGAAGATCTGGCCGCCGCGCATATCGCCGCGCTGCGCCGGGAGCAGCCCCGAGGTCCGTACCGGCTGATCGGCCATTCCTCCGGCGGTCGGGCCGCCTTCGAGATGGCCCGCCGGCTGGAGGAACAGGGCGAGTGCGTGGCCTTCCTCGGCATCCTTGACACTAATGCGCCCGACCCGGAACAGCCCGCACAGGAGAACGAGGACAGCGACGAATACTGGCTGTGGAATTTGGCCCTGGTGTTCGGCGAGCTGATCGGACGCGATCTGGATATCACATCGGAGGAACTCCGGGCCCTGAACAATTCCGAAGCGGCTCTGAACCGAACACTTGAAGCATTCCTGCGGCATGAGCTGCTGGCCCCGGATGCTGATGCGGAGCAGCTGAAATGCTGGATGCAGGTTTATCGGGCCTCCGTGCTCGGACACAGCGGATATGTCGGCGGCAGGGTGAACTGCCCTGTGCATCTGTTCCGGGCGCAGGAACGCCTTGCCGCAGCCGGGGCGGAAGAAATGCCTGAAGATAACCGTCCGGACTGGGGCTGGAGCGACTGCACCCAAGCAAAAGCCGTTGAAATTTCCGTACCCGGTAATCATGCGAGCATGATGGCTCTTCCCCATGTCCGTCATCTGGCCGATGCCATCAGACCCTTTCTCCGGGAGACGAAATAA
- a CDS encoding transposase: MFTIPQELRKIIFSDRMLIKIMMDCASKAAVEVLQSKGVDAVPGILLVVHTFGRDLKFNPHVHMLMTEGGLTSSNQWVDIPFLPYGLLRKKWQYYLLTEIKASLPQTKENVRFIDYLFKSQRNGFYVNGKSKMTSARHAARYIGRYMARPALAEHKITNYDGEEVTFWYIDHKTEVKVTEAIPAKEFIQRLIDHIPLKGFKMVRHYGLYSRRTKTIAIEILMDCKRFIQKTFEFMKSDSRSLSWRERLVQSFGKDPLTCPNCKEKMFLWRIWHPDYGDIFDLSRDGPFVESKSKQECNKRNSSGRQVKWIPQLLPF, encoded by the coding sequence GTGTTTACCATTCCACAAGAACTCCGAAAGATAATTTTTAGTGATCGTATGCTGATCAAGATTATGATGGATTGTGCTTCAAAAGCGGCTGTGGAAGTACTTCAAAGTAAAGGAGTTGATGCTGTTCCGGGAATTCTATTAGTTGTCCATACGTTTGGAAGAGATCTTAAGTTTAATCCGCATGTCCATATGTTAATGACAGAAGGAGGATTAACATCTTCCAATCAGTGGGTTGATATTCCATTTTTGCCATATGGTCTGCTTAGAAAAAAATGGCAATATTATTTGCTGACTGAAATAAAGGCTAGCTTGCCGCAAACAAAAGAAAATGTAAGATTCATAGATTACCTGTTTAAAAGCCAACGTAATGGTTTTTATGTAAATGGTAAAAGCAAGATGACATCAGCAAGACATGCAGCTCGATATATTGGTCGCTATATGGCTCGTCCAGCATTGGCAGAGCACAAGATAACGAATTACGATGGTGAGGAAGTAACATTTTGGTATATTGATCATAAAACAGAAGTTAAAGTTACCGAAGCGATTCCAGCCAAAGAGTTCATACAACGATTAATTGACCATATCCCGCTAAAGGGATTCAAGATGGTCCGCCATTATGGGTTATATTCTCGACGTACAAAAACAATCGCGATAGAGATTTTGATGGACTGTAAACGTTTTATCCAGAAGACTTTTGAATTCATGAAAAGTGATTCAAGGTCATTGAGCTGGAGAGAGCGTCTAGTACAGAGTTTCGGGAAAGATCCGTTAACATGTCCAAACTGTAAAGAAAAAATGTTTTTATGGCGGATTTGGCATCCTGACTATGGAGATATCTTTGATCTGAGCAGAGACGGACCTTTTGTGGAAAGCAAGAGTAAACAAGAATGCAACAAGAGAAACTCTTCGGGTCGGCAGGTTAAGTGGATACCGCAATTGCTTCCGTTTTAA
- a CDS encoding AMP-binding protein, with protein sequence MLYIESPTFEKNRQYWLEQYRNIPEPLFTRRYYSQFSGRIAGSGCETLYLNRAFYGQLEELAKKYKATLFHVLLGALYVYLTRTGQRDNLPVGLPVLNRSKACFRETAGLFVGVSPVLFDFGNDLSFGELLRRIAKILRAGYRHQRCPVSEISRAAGLDRERAQLFGVNLSFERHDYNACFAGTDGRFTALLHTWEQTPLMIFVRDFHTQEDVKFDFVFNHAYFTAEDIRALQARFASILKTVHEQDAAPVRSLPLLTAAETKQLIAWNDTTVDYPADKTLADLFEEQAAKSPENIAVVFPSAGSGRAEDQRLTYCELNEKANQLAHALIEQGVRPDTLIAICAERSLEMIIGLLGILKAGGAYVPLDPDYLEERLRFMLKDCGAEILLTQTRLYDRLPGFTGKMIDLDEPQLYAGWTTENPQRCCRPKHLAYVIYTSGSTGRPKGVMVEHCHVLV encoded by the coding sequence ATGCTCTACATAGAATCGCCGACTTTTGAAAAGAACCGGCAGTACTGGCTGGAGCAGTACCGAAATATCCCTGAACCGCTCTTCACTCGCCGTTATTATTCACAGTTCAGCGGTCGGATTGCGGGCAGCGGCTGCGAAACCCTGTATCTCAACCGGGCCTTTTACGGACAGCTGGAGGAACTGGCGAAAAAATACAAGGCCACGCTTTTTCATGTTCTGCTGGGTGCTCTGTATGTGTATCTCACCCGTACCGGGCAGCGGGACAATCTGCCTGTGGGACTGCCGGTGCTCAACCGTTCCAAGGCTTGCTTTCGGGAAACTGCCGGACTTTTTGTCGGGGTTAGTCCGGTTCTGTTCGACTTCGGCAACGATCTGAGCTTCGGGGAACTGCTCCGGCGCATCGCGAAAATTCTGCGGGCCGGGTACCGCCATCAACGCTGTCCGGTCAGCGAGATCAGTCGGGCCGCCGGACTGGACAGGGAACGGGCGCAGCTCTTTGGTGTCAACCTTTCTTTTGAGCGGCATGATTATAATGCCTGCTTCGCCGGAACAGACGGAAGGTTCACCGCCCTGCTGCATACGTGGGAGCAGACTCCTCTGATGATCTTCGTGCGGGATTTCCATACTCAGGAGGATGTTAAATTCGATTTCGTCTTTAACCATGCCTATTTCACAGCCGAAGACATCCGAGCTTTACAGGCTCGTTTTGCCTCAATATTAAAGACCGTGCATGAGCAGGATGCTGCGCCTGTCCGCAGTCTGCCCCTGCTCACGGCGGCTGAGACCAAGCAGCTTATCGCCTGGAACGATACAACGGTCGACTATCCGGCGGACAAAACCCTGGCCGATCTCTTTGAGGAGCAGGCCGCGAAGTCCCCGGAAAATATTGCTGTTGTTTTCCCTTCGGCAGGCTCGGGGCGGGCTGAAGATCAGCGGCTGACCTACTGCGAACTCAACGAAAAAGCGAATCAGCTCGCTCATGCCCTGATCGAACAGGGCGTGCGGCCGGACACTCTGATCGCCATCTGCGCCGAACGTTCGCTTGAGATGATCATCGGCCTGCTCGGCATCCTCAAGGCCGGAGGGGCCTACGTGCCCCTGGACCCGGATTATCTGGAGGAGCGGCTCCGCTTCATGCTCAAGGACTGCGGTGCTGAGATTCTCCTGACGCAAACCCGTCTGTATGACAGACTGCCCGGTTTTACGGGAAAAATGATCGATCTGGACGAGCCGCAGCTTTATGCGGGCTGGACGACGGAAAATCCGCAGAGATGCTGTCGGCCCAAGCATCTGGCGTATGTTATCTATACTTCGGGATCCACGGGGAGGCCAAAGGGGGTGATGGTTGAGCATTGTCATGTCCTTGTATAG
- a CDS encoding condensation domain-containing protein: protein MSDKTRTLYPLTSSQREIWFDQMLHADIPLYNIGGYVQIPGPINPELFEQAVNLLVRKHDALRTVLQEERDEDGVPLQAFPDELRVMVPVHDFSAADSPHEAAMSWMQERFEQPFTLTGQPLFRYDLIRLADDQWYWLLQYHHLCIDGWGVALVNRSLAEIYTALANEDVPEPDSPSYISFIENDRRYIDCP from the coding sequence ATGTCTGATAAAACTCGCACTCTATACCCGCTCACTTCCTCTCAGCGCGAAATCTGGTTCGACCAGATGCTCCATGCCGATATTCCGCTCTACAACATCGGCGGCTATGTGCAGATTCCCGGCCCGATCAATCCGGAGCTCTTTGAACAGGCCGTGAATCTGCTGGTGCGGAAGCATGATGCCCTGCGTACTGTCCTGCAGGAGGAACGGGATGAAGACGGTGTGCCGCTCCAGGCATTCCCTGATGAACTGCGGGTCATGGTGCCGGTGCATGATTTTTCCGCTGCGGACAGTCCCCATGAAGCAGCGATGTCCTGGATGCAGGAACGTTTTGAGCAGCCTTTCACCCTGACAGGTCAGCCGCTGTTCCGTTATGACCTGATCCGGCTGGCGGATGATCAGTGGTACTGGCTGCTGCAGTATCATCATTTATGCATTGACGGCTGGGGCGTGGCTCTGGTTAACCGCTCGCTGGCTGAAATCTATACCGCACTTGCGAACGAAGATGTTCCGGAGCCGGACAGCCCGTCGTATATCAGCTTTATCGAAAATGACCGCCGTTACATAGATTGTCCTTAA
- a CDS encoding transposase, protein MNYFVERVTNGFVEGLNNSIRNIIRTAFGYRNFENFRLQVFAEHGVPH, encoded by the coding sequence TTGAACTATTTTGTCGAGCGGGTTACAAACGGCTTTGTTGAAGGACTCAATAACAGCATAAGAAACATTATTCGTACAGCGTTTGGCTACAGAAATTTTGAAAATTTTAGGCTCCAGGTATTTGCGGAACATGGGGTTCCCCACTAA
- a CDS encoding type II toxin-antitoxin system RelE/ParE family toxin, translating to MRIFVGQGYRLYYVIREGRIILLLCGGNKSTQERDIKKAKEMLKQSREQS from the coding sequence ATGCGAATTTTTGTCGGGCAGGGCTACCGCCTATACTACGTAATTCGTGAAGGTCGGATAATCCTCCTGCTCTGCGGCGGCAACAAATCGACCCAGGAAAGGGATATAAAAAAGGCAAAAGAGATGCTTAAACAATCGAGGGAACAATCATGA
- a CDS encoding addiction module antidote protein, whose protein sequence is MTLATKPYNPFDYLETKEEINEYLNNAYMDDDPRVLLVSLGYLARKQGMSEVARKAGLNRESLYKALAGEGNPRFSTVSRVIKALGCRLAVA, encoded by the coding sequence ATGACGCTTGCAACTAAACCCTATAATCCGTTCGATTATCTGGAAACAAAGGAAGAAATCAACGAGTATTTGAACAACGCCTACATGGATGACGATCCCAGAGTACTTCTTGTTTCTCTGGGGTATCTGGCCAGAAAACAGGGGATGAGTGAGGTGGCCAGAAAGGCGGGTCTGAATCGTGAGAGCCTGTACAAGGCCCTTGCCGGAGAAGGCAATCCGAGATTTTCCACAGTCAGCAGGGTCATCAAGGCACTTGGCTGCCGACTGGCTGTTGCGTGA
- a CDS encoding type II toxin-antitoxin system VapC family toxin, with protein MSGERLLLDTNAVVALLQGDVRLVRLLRQAEWIGISVISRIEFLVFSGLTESDRWLFQQFLQRVEVVELAADDTALTEQIIAVRQQYRLKLPDAVIAAMAIQKDAALVTADRGFSKMADNLTVINWT; from the coding sequence ATGAGTGGTGAACGTCTCCTGCTGGACACCAATGCTGTCGTCGCTCTGCTGCAAGGCGATGTCCGACTTGTCCGGCTCCTGCGACAAGCTGAATGGATCGGCATTTCAGTCATCAGCCGGATCGAATTCCTTGTCTTTTCCGGGTTGACTGAATCTGATCGCTGGCTCTTTCAACAATTCCTTCAGCGGGTGGAGGTGGTAGAGCTGGCCGCCGATGATACTGCATTGACAGAACAGATCATCGCTGTTCGGCAGCAGTATCGGCTGAAGCTTCCTGATGCCGTCATCGCGGCAATGGCGATACAGAAGGACGCAGCGTTGGTCACGGCTGACCGTGGATTCAGCAAGATGGCTGATAACTTGACAGTAATCAATTGGACATGA
- a CDS encoding DUF6364 family protein, translating into MPKTRLNISIDYDLADFIKIYAKENRTTASEVITQFVLGLKRRTHRQHSETIISDPEFSQALTEVHDRIKDGSAQWHTFAEVFDE; encoded by the coding sequence ATGCCTAAAACACGATTAAATATAAGCATTGACTACGATCTGGCCGATTTTATCAAGATCTATGCCAAGGAAAACCGCACCACCGCTTCCGAGGTGATCACCCAGTTTGTCCTCGGCCTGAAACGAAGAACGCACCGGCAGCACAGCGAAACCATTATTTCCGACCCGGAGTTCTCCCAAGCCCTGACCGAAGTCCACGACAGAATAAAAGACGGTTCCGCCCAATGGCATACCTTTGCCGAAGTGTTCGATGAATGA
- a CDS encoding addiction module protein, whose amino-acid sequence MTVNTESIFNLSPSEKLQLVEDLWDDLAAEPSDVPIHEWQVRELNRRRENLLKNPASSLTWEDIKARVRGHYGR is encoded by the coding sequence ATGACTGTGAACACGGAATCCATTTTTAACCTGAGTCCATCGGAAAAACTTCAGCTTGTGGAAGATCTCTGGGATGATCTCGCCGCTGAACCATCTGATGTGCCGATCCATGAATGGCAAGTCAGGGAACTGAACCGCCGCCGGGAAAATTTGCTGAAGAACCCAGCCTCCTCTCTTACATGGGAGGATATAAAGGCACGGGTCAGGGGACATTATGGCCGTTGA
- a CDS encoding HigA family addiction module antitoxin translates to MIRIPTHRTPTHPGEMLLEEFLRPMEITQRDLADAIHVPYQRINQIVNGKRGITPSTALRLAKFFDVSADFWMNLQLRWDLYFAMKSEEKTLHTIQPVAGRRSGIDQRISASV, encoded by the coding sequence ATGATACGAATACCCACACACCGAACGCCGACGCATCCGGGCGAAATGCTGCTGGAGGAATTTTTGCGACCGATGGAGATAACCCAGCGTGATCTTGCTGATGCAATTCATGTCCCGTATCAACGGATCAATCAGATCGTCAATGGAAAGCGTGGCATTACTCCGAGCACAGCTTTGCGGCTGGCAAAGTTTTTTGATGTATCTGCCGATTTCTGGATGAATCTTCAGTTGCGCTGGGACTTATATTTTGCGATGAAGTCGGAAGAAAAAACACTACATACGATTCAGCCTGTTGCGGGGAGGCGGAGCGGAATTGATCAGCGGATAAGTGCTTCTGTGTAA
- a CDS encoding type II toxin-antitoxin system RelE/ParE family toxin: MIQSFKNKAAKDIFNGKSTKAARNTCPENLWKITSRKLDQLDSAALLDELRVPPGNRLEALAGDRKGQHSIRINKQFRICFKWTENGPTDVEITDYH, from the coding sequence ATGATACAGTCTTTTAAAAACAAAGCCGCCAAGGATATCTTCAACGGAAAATCAACCAAGGCCGCACGAAACACCTGCCCGGAAAACCTATGGAAAATTACGTCCAGAAAACTTGACCAATTGGATTCCGCAGCACTGCTTGACGAATTGCGGGTGCCACCGGGTAACAGACTTGAAGCTCTGGCCGGGGATCGAAAAGGGCAGCACAGTATCCGCATTAATAAACAATTTCGCATCTGCTTCAAGTGGACAGAAAACGGCCCGACAGATGTTGAAATCACCGATTACCATTAA
- a CDS encoding type II toxin-antitoxin system VapC family toxin — MNILLDTHAFLWWITDDAQLSATARRLIKDSGNTLYWSAASSWEVGIKYALGRLPLPDAPEIFLAQELAENQIESLPITDRYAFQAGRLPRHHKDPFDRMLIAQAMTDSLTLLSCDSFFDLYDVQVMW, encoded by the coding sequence ATGAATATCCTTCTGGACACCCACGCCTTTCTATGGTGGATAACAGATGACGCGCAACTTTCAGCAACCGCCCGAAGGCTCATAAAAGACAGCGGGAATACCTTGTACTGGAGTGCCGCAAGCTCATGGGAAGTCGGCATTAAATATGCTTTGGGTCGGCTCCCGCTGCCGGATGCACCGGAAATATTTCTTGCGCAGGAACTTGCAGAAAACCAGATTGAGTCCCTTCCCATAACCGACAGATACGCTTTTCAAGCAGGCCGACTTCCCCGGCATCACAAAGACCCGTTCGACCGGATGCTGATTGCCCAGGCCATGACGGACTCACTGACTCTGCTGTCGTGCGATTCTTTTTTTGATCTTTATGATGTGCAGGTGATGTGGTGA
- a CDS encoding type II toxin-antitoxin system Phd/YefM family antitoxin: protein MQQINIHQAKTQFSKLIAVVEKGDEVIIARYGEPVARLVPFQKKTAPRKPGSAKGKFTVPQEFFEPLPDDIIDAFEQ, encoded by the coding sequence ATGCAGCAGATAAATATTCATCAGGCAAAAACACAGTTTTCCAAACTGATCGCCGTCGTTGAAAAAGGAGATGAGGTGATCATTGCCCGTTACGGTGAACCCGTAGCGCGACTTGTTCCTTTTCAAAAGAAAACCGCTCCCCGCAAGCCCGGCTCGGCCAAAGGAAAGTTCACTGTTCCGCAGGAGTTTTTTGAACCGCTTCCTGACGACATCATTGATGCCTTTGAACAATGA
- a CDS encoding ribbon-helix-helix protein, CopG family: MADTSMLTVQLPSALKHRIARIAEERGVSVSWLAIYMFTREIGQIESEQYLSDFWKGCSESEILSGFDEVMAKVKKASVPEWDKLDM, encoded by the coding sequence ATGGCTGATACGAGTATGCTGACAGTACAACTTCCTTCAGCTCTGAAGCATAGAATCGCACGTATTGCCGAAGAGCGAGGTGTGTCGGTAAGCTGGCTTGCGATATATATGTTTACAAGAGAAATAGGCCAGATAGAGTCTGAGCAATATCTTTCTGATTTCTGGAAAGGGTGTTCGGAGAGTGAAATTTTATCCGGTTTTGACGAGGTGATGGCAAAAGTAAAAAAAGCGTCGGTACCGGAATGGGATAAATTGGATATGTGA